Proteins found in one Pyrus communis chromosome 15, drPyrComm1.1, whole genome shotgun sequence genomic segment:
- the LOC137716926 gene encoding probable folate-biopterin transporter 6, with translation MDDYSSQETQKTTTSNRYVDDQDGHHHPNPTNPFVQILQQPIQWLQMLSSELNPTFVLGVVLVYGVSQGFSGSYFKVVTDYYWKDVQKLQPSVVQLYIGLYYIPWLMKPVWGLLTDVFPVRGYRRRPYFVLAGVIGTVSALTVAFSGNLAAVVALTWLIGVTAGVAIADVTIDACIARNSIEIRSLASDLQSLCGFCSSAGALVGYSTSGFFVHHLGPQGALGLLAIPPIFLTVLGFVIYEQRSTNLHSHRKKAVEDVGVAMSGMYKTIKLPQVWKPSLYMYLSLALSINTQEGNFYWYTDPSAGPAFSQEFVGMIYAVGAVASIVGVLIYHKTLKNYPFRNLVFFAQLLYAMSGLLDLTFILRWNLALGIPDYFFVIMEECVFRIVTKIRWMPMIVLSTRLCPLGIEGTFFALLMCIDSLGSLSSKWGGGAVLHALSVTRTNFTNLWLALLIRNVLRFLTIGLIFLVPKADQLDLLIPSDLLTKNSSEFSDVDDQSLELVPSKGKIEV, from the exons ATGGATGATTACTCCTCTCAAGAAACCCAGAAAACAACCACCTCAAACCGATACGTCGATGATCAAGACGGTCACCACCATCCAAATCCCACCAACCCATTTGTCCAAATCCTCCAACAACCAATCCAATGGCTCCAAATGCTCTCCTCAGAGCTAAACCCTACCTTTGTCCTGGGTGTGGTTCTTGTTTACGGAGTCAGCCAGGGCTTCTCAGGCTCTTATTTCAAAGTGGTCACGGACTACTACTGGAAAGACGTCCAGAAACTCCAGCCCTCTGTTGTACAGCTTTACATTGGACTGTACTATATTCCATGGCTCATGAAGCCGGTTTGGGGCTTGTTGACCGACGTTTTTCCAGTCCGGGGATACAGAAGGCGACCTTATTTTGTCCTGGCCGGAGTTATAGGGACAGTTTCAGCTCTCACGGTTGCATTCAGTGGGAACTTGGCTGCTGTGGTGGCATTGACTTGGTTGATCGGCGTCACGGCAGGTGTGGCGATTGCGGATGTCACGATCGACGCGTGTATAGCCCGGAATAGTATTGAGATACGGTCGTTGGCTTCGGATTTGCAGAGCCTTTGTGGTTTCTGCTCTTCTGCTGGTGCTCTGGTTGGGTACTCTACTAGTGGGTTTTTTGTTCATCATCTTGGTCCTCAG GGTGCATTGGGTCTCTTGGCAATCCCACCAATCTTTCTAACTGTTCTGGGCTTTGTTATATATGAACAAAGATCAACCAACCTTCACTCTCATAGGAAGAAG GCAGTGGAAGACGTGGGAGTGGCAATGAGCGGAATgtacaaaacaatcaaactaCCTCAGGTGTGGAAACCTTCCCTTTACATGTACCTCTCCTTGGCCCTCAGTATTAACACTCAGGAAGGTAATTTTTATTGGTACACTGACCCTTCAGCTGGCCCTGCATTCTCTCAG GAGTTTGTTGGGATGATTTATGCAGTTGGTGCAGTGGCTTCGATAGTAGGAGTTCTGATCTACCACAAGACTCTGAAAAACTACCCTTTTCGGAACCTAGTCTTCTTTGCTCAACTCCTCTACGCCATGTCCGGACTTCTCGACCTAACTTTCATCCTAAGGTGGAACCTAGCTCTAGGCATTCCCGACTACTTCTTTGTGATCATGGAAGAATGCGTGTTTCGAATCGTTACCAAGATCCGATGGATGCCTATGATCGTACTGAGCACGAGGCTCTGCCCTCTAGGCATCGAGGGCACGTTCTTCGCGCTGTTGATGTGTATCGACAGCCTTGGCTCGCTGTCGTCGAAATGGGGTGGAGGAGCAGTGCTTCATGCCTTGAGTGTCACAAGGACTAATTTTACGAACTTGTGGCTGGCCCTTCTGATTAGAAATGTGTTGAGATTTTTGACTATCGGTTTGATTTTCTTGGTTCCCAAGGCTGATCAGCTTGATCTGTTGATTCCTTCTGATCTTTTGACTAAGAATTCTTCTGAATTTAGTGATGTAGATGATCAGAGCTTGGAATTGGTCCCATCGAAGGGGAAGATTGAAGTTTAG
- the LOC137717977 gene encoding protein RRC1-like isoform X1 yields MSSFSITRKKTPFQKHREEEEAKKKRAEDETARLYAEFVESFQGDNAPGSKAFVRGGTINPNEKVKPDSEGEKSKDGVSVPKKGSRYVPSFLPPPLASKGKESEKKVSTLIEREEERPREKEKGKSRNIDHFMEELKREQEMRERRNQERESWHDGRQIENSTPSSRFDELPDEFDPSGKLLGSFDDGDPQTTNLYVGNLSPKVDENFLLRTFGRFGPIASVKIMWPRTEEERRRQRNCGFVAFMNRADGQAAKDEMQGVVVYEYELKIGWGKSVALPSQALPAPPPGHMAIRSEGSTVILSGPSGSSGPPVTSVPSQNSELVLTPNVPDITVVPPVDDHLRHVIDTMALYVLDGGCAFEQAIMERGRGNPLFNFLFELGSKEHTYYVWRLYSFAQGDTLQRWRTEPFIMITGSGRWIPPPLPTAKSPEHEKEVGTTYAAGRSRRVEPERTLTDSQRDEFEDMLRALTLERSQIKDAMGFALDNADAAGEIVEVLTESLTLKETPIPTKVARLMLVSDVLHNSSAPVKNASAYRTKFEASLPDIMESFNDLYRSITGRITAEALKERVLKVLQVWSDWFLFSDAYVNGLRATFLRSGNSHVVPFHSICGDAPEIDKNTTSEDTSDATKTNQDAALAMGKGAAMRELMSLPLAELERRCRHNGLSLVGGRETMVARLLSLEEAEKQRGYELDDDLKFAQKHSSSARNSSSRRERNIEPDPVETSGWNRYVEDERESQGKGSLPLAQTFPIPQPELKAFTKKEKSDPILPASKWAREDDDSDDEQRQARGLGLSYSSSGSENAGDGPSKVDEMEVATDASIQAQPDSGISEEQRQKLRRLEVALIEYRESLEEQGIKNLEEIERKVLMHRKRLESEYGLSDCSGYASGSKRTSSERDRRDADTRDASRKRHRSGSQGDSPLQRSSNRDREREHDLDRDRERQRDRNRDRPRDFEVDRGRGRDLDREKSGSRDRDDHERDRSREGDRDRRRRMK; encoded by the exons ATGAGTTCGTTCTCGATTACGCGGAAGAAGACTCCGTTCCAGAAGCACAGGGAGGAGGAAGAGGCAAAGAAAAAG AGAGCGGAGGATGAAACAGCTCGCTTATATGCGGAGTTTGTGGAGTCATTTCAAGGGGATAACGCACCGGGGTCGAAGGCCTTTGTTCGAGGAGGAACAATCAATCCCAATGAGAAGGTGAAGCCGGATTCCGAAG GTGAAAAGTCCAAAGATGGGGTATCTGTTCCAAAGAAGGGGAGTAG GTATGTTCCATCTTTCTTACCACCACCTTTGGCATCCAAGGGGAAAGAATCTGAGAAGAAGGTTAGTACCCTGATAGAG AGGGAGGAGGAGAGACCGagggagaaagaaaaaggaaagtctCGAAACATAGATCATTTTATGGAAGAGTTGAAGCGTGAGCAGGAGATGAGGGAGAGGCGAAATCAAGAGCGTGAAAGTTGGCATGATGGGCGGCAGATTGAGAATTCTACA CCATCCAGTCGCTTTGATGAACTTCCTGATGAATTTGATCCAAGTGGAAAGCTTCTTGGATCATTTGATGATGGTGATCCACAAACTACTAATCTATATGTTGGAAATCTTTCGCCAAAG gttgatgaaaattttcttttgcgaACTTTTGGAAGATTTGGGCCTATTGCTAGTGTGAAAATAATGTGGCCTAGGACAGAAGAGGAGCGAAGGCGCCAAAGAAATTGTGGCTTTGTAGCTTTCATGAACAGAGCTGATGGACAGGCGGCGAAAGATGAAATGCAAG GAGTGGTGGTTTATGAGTATGAGTTGAAGATTGGGTGGGGCAAGTCTGTTGCTTTACCATCACAAGCTCTACCTGCTCCCCCTCCAGGACATATGGCCATCAGGAGTGAg GGTTCGACTGTAATCTTGTCTGGTCCATCAGGTTCATCAGGCCCACCTGTCACTTCTGTTCCTAGTCAGAATTCTGAACTG GTTCTTACTCCAAATGTTCCTGATATAACCGTCGTTCCACCAGTGGATGATCACCTCCGCCATGTGATTGATACAATGGCTTTGTATGTTCTGGATGGTGGATGTGCCTTTGAACAGGCTATTATGGAGAGAGGTAGAGGGAATCCTCTTTTCAACTTCTTGTTTGAACTTGGCTCAAAAGAGCACACCTACTATGTTTGGAGACTCTATTCATTTGCTCAG GGTGATACTCTACAAAGGTGGCGAACAGAACCTTTCATTATGATTACTGGTAGTGGAAG atGGATTCCACCACCTCTGCCAACAGCAAAAAGCCCAGAACATGAGAAAGAGGTCGGTACAACATATGCTGCAGGAAGAAGCAGG CGTGTAGAGCCAGAAAGAACACTTACTGATTCACAGAGGGATGAATTTGAAGATATGTTACGTGCATTAACGTTAGAGAGGAGTCAGATAAAGGATGCTATGGGGTTTGCATTGGACAATGCTGATGCAGCTGGGGAG ATAGTTGAAGTTCTTACAGAATCTTTGACTCTTAAGGAGACCCCTATCCCAACCAAAGTAGCAAGACTCATGCTTGTCTCTGATGTGCTTCACAATAGCAGTGCTCCGGTAAAGAATGCATCTGCATATCGCACCAAATTTGAAGCTTCATTACCAGACATAATGGAGAGCTTTAATGATTTGTATCGTAGCATAACAGGAAGGATCACTGCTGAGGCCCTTAAG gaaagagtTCTGAAAGTATTGCAAGTATGGTCGGACTGGTTTCTTTTTTCAGATGCTTATGTGAATGGATTACGGGCTACTTTTCTTCGGTCTGGGAACTCTCATGTGGTCCCCTTTCACTCCATATGTGGTGATGCGCCTGAAATAGACAAAAATACCACTTCCGAAGATACAAGTGATGCTACTAAAACCAATCAAGATGCTGCTTTGGCAATGGGCAAAGGAGCAGCTATGAGGGAGTTAATGAGTCTTCCCCTAGCTGAGTTGGAAAGACGCTGCAGACATAATGGATTGTCTCTTGTTGGTGGTCGAGAAACAATGGTTGCACGTttgcttagtcttgaagaagcAGAAAAACAAAGGGGCTATGAATTAGATGATGACTTGAAATTTGCTCAGAAGCATTCAAGTTCAGCTAGAAATTCAAGTAGCCGCAGAGAAAGGAATATTGAACCAGACCCAGTGGAAACGTCTGGATGGAATCGTTATGTAGAGGATGAGAGAGAGTCTCAAGGGAAGGGTTCCCTACCGTTGGCCCAGACCTTTCCCATTCCACAGCCTGAACTAAAAGCttttacaaagaaagaaaagagtgaCCCTATTCTACCAGCTTCTAAATGGGCGCGAGAGGATGATGATAGTGACGACGAACAAAGGCAGGCTCGGGGTCTTGGGTTAAGCTACTCATCTTCCGGAAGTGAAAATGCTGGTGATGGTCCAAGTAAAGTTGATGAGATGGAGGTTGCAACTGATGCAAGCATTCAAGCACAACCTGACAGTGGAATTAGTGAGGAGCAGAG ACAAAAGTTGAGACGTTTGGAAGTCGCTTTGATAGAATATCGTGAATCTCTTGAGGAGCAGGGAATAAAAAATCTTGAAGAAATTGAGAGGAAGGTTTTAATGCATCGGAAACGGCTTGAATCAGAATATGGATTATCAGATTGCAGTGGATATGCTTCTGGGAGTA AGAGAACATCCTCAGAGAGGGACAGACGGGATGCCGATACTCGTGATGCTTCAAGAAAGCGGCACCGCAGTGGAAGCCAAGGTGATAGTCCACTACAAAGATCATCAAACAGAGATCGGGAAAGGGAACATGATTTAGACAGAGACCGGGAAAGGCAGCGGGATAGAAACAGAGACAGACCTCGTGATTTTGAAGTTGATAGGGGGAGGGGCCGGGACCTGGATCGTGAGAAGAGTGGAAGTAGAGACAGGGATGACCATGAGAGAGATAGAAGCAGGGAAGGAGACAGGGATAGGAGGAGAAGAATGAAATGA
- the LOC137718033 gene encoding enhancer of rudimentary homolog, with protein MANKHTIILMQTSHNKASRTFMDYDSISQAMDGICGLYERKLRELNPAIRDISYDIGDLYNFIDGLADMSALVYDHSIQGYLPYDRQWIKQRTLRHLQKLAH; from the exons ATG GCGAACAAGCACACGATCATTCTAATGCAAACTTCTCACAACAAAGCAAGTAGAACATTTATGGACTATGATTCTATAAGTCAAGCAATGGATG GTATATGTGGACTATATGAGAGGAAGCTGAGGGAGTTAAATCCAGCAATTAGAGATATCTCTTACGACATCGGAGATCTCTACAATTTCATTGATGGTCTTGCTGACATGAGCGCTTTAGT TTATGACCACTCAATTCAGGGATATCTCCCATACGACAGACAGTGGATTAAACAACGGACGCTTCGACATCTGCAGAAACTTGCACATTGA
- the LOC137717977 gene encoding protein RRC1-like isoform X2, which translates to MSSFSITRKKTPFQKHREEEEAKKKRAEDETARLYAEFVESFQGDNAPGSKAFVRGGTINPNEKVKPDSEGEKSKDGVSVPKKGSRYVPSFLPPPLASKGKESEKKREEERPREKEKGKSRNIDHFMEELKREQEMRERRNQERESWHDGRQIENSTPSSRFDELPDEFDPSGKLLGSFDDGDPQTTNLYVGNLSPKVDENFLLRTFGRFGPIASVKIMWPRTEEERRRQRNCGFVAFMNRADGQAAKDEMQGVVVYEYELKIGWGKSVALPSQALPAPPPGHMAIRSEGSTVILSGPSGSSGPPVTSVPSQNSELVLTPNVPDITVVPPVDDHLRHVIDTMALYVLDGGCAFEQAIMERGRGNPLFNFLFELGSKEHTYYVWRLYSFAQGDTLQRWRTEPFIMITGSGRWIPPPLPTAKSPEHEKEVGTTYAAGRSRRVEPERTLTDSQRDEFEDMLRALTLERSQIKDAMGFALDNADAAGEIVEVLTESLTLKETPIPTKVARLMLVSDVLHNSSAPVKNASAYRTKFEASLPDIMESFNDLYRSITGRITAEALKERVLKVLQVWSDWFLFSDAYVNGLRATFLRSGNSHVVPFHSICGDAPEIDKNTTSEDTSDATKTNQDAALAMGKGAAMRELMSLPLAELERRCRHNGLSLVGGRETMVARLLSLEEAEKQRGYELDDDLKFAQKHSSSARNSSSRRERNIEPDPVETSGWNRYVEDERESQGKGSLPLAQTFPIPQPELKAFTKKEKSDPILPASKWAREDDDSDDEQRQARGLGLSYSSSGSENAGDGPSKVDEMEVATDASIQAQPDSGISEEQRQKLRRLEVALIEYRESLEEQGIKNLEEIERKVLMHRKRLESEYGLSDCSGYASGSKRTSSERDRRDADTRDASRKRHRSGSQGDSPLQRSSNRDREREHDLDRDRERQRDRNRDRPRDFEVDRGRGRDLDREKSGSRDRDDHERDRSREGDRDRRRRMK; encoded by the exons ATGAGTTCGTTCTCGATTACGCGGAAGAAGACTCCGTTCCAGAAGCACAGGGAGGAGGAAGAGGCAAAGAAAAAG AGAGCGGAGGATGAAACAGCTCGCTTATATGCGGAGTTTGTGGAGTCATTTCAAGGGGATAACGCACCGGGGTCGAAGGCCTTTGTTCGAGGAGGAACAATCAATCCCAATGAGAAGGTGAAGCCGGATTCCGAAG GTGAAAAGTCCAAAGATGGGGTATCTGTTCCAAAGAAGGGGAGTAG GTATGTTCCATCTTTCTTACCACCACCTTTGGCATCCAAGGGGAAAGAATCTGAGAAGAAG AGGGAGGAGGAGAGACCGagggagaaagaaaaaggaaagtctCGAAACATAGATCATTTTATGGAAGAGTTGAAGCGTGAGCAGGAGATGAGGGAGAGGCGAAATCAAGAGCGTGAAAGTTGGCATGATGGGCGGCAGATTGAGAATTCTACA CCATCCAGTCGCTTTGATGAACTTCCTGATGAATTTGATCCAAGTGGAAAGCTTCTTGGATCATTTGATGATGGTGATCCACAAACTACTAATCTATATGTTGGAAATCTTTCGCCAAAG gttgatgaaaattttcttttgcgaACTTTTGGAAGATTTGGGCCTATTGCTAGTGTGAAAATAATGTGGCCTAGGACAGAAGAGGAGCGAAGGCGCCAAAGAAATTGTGGCTTTGTAGCTTTCATGAACAGAGCTGATGGACAGGCGGCGAAAGATGAAATGCAAG GAGTGGTGGTTTATGAGTATGAGTTGAAGATTGGGTGGGGCAAGTCTGTTGCTTTACCATCACAAGCTCTACCTGCTCCCCCTCCAGGACATATGGCCATCAGGAGTGAg GGTTCGACTGTAATCTTGTCTGGTCCATCAGGTTCATCAGGCCCACCTGTCACTTCTGTTCCTAGTCAGAATTCTGAACTG GTTCTTACTCCAAATGTTCCTGATATAACCGTCGTTCCACCAGTGGATGATCACCTCCGCCATGTGATTGATACAATGGCTTTGTATGTTCTGGATGGTGGATGTGCCTTTGAACAGGCTATTATGGAGAGAGGTAGAGGGAATCCTCTTTTCAACTTCTTGTTTGAACTTGGCTCAAAAGAGCACACCTACTATGTTTGGAGACTCTATTCATTTGCTCAG GGTGATACTCTACAAAGGTGGCGAACAGAACCTTTCATTATGATTACTGGTAGTGGAAG atGGATTCCACCACCTCTGCCAACAGCAAAAAGCCCAGAACATGAGAAAGAGGTCGGTACAACATATGCTGCAGGAAGAAGCAGG CGTGTAGAGCCAGAAAGAACACTTACTGATTCACAGAGGGATGAATTTGAAGATATGTTACGTGCATTAACGTTAGAGAGGAGTCAGATAAAGGATGCTATGGGGTTTGCATTGGACAATGCTGATGCAGCTGGGGAG ATAGTTGAAGTTCTTACAGAATCTTTGACTCTTAAGGAGACCCCTATCCCAACCAAAGTAGCAAGACTCATGCTTGTCTCTGATGTGCTTCACAATAGCAGTGCTCCGGTAAAGAATGCATCTGCATATCGCACCAAATTTGAAGCTTCATTACCAGACATAATGGAGAGCTTTAATGATTTGTATCGTAGCATAACAGGAAGGATCACTGCTGAGGCCCTTAAG gaaagagtTCTGAAAGTATTGCAAGTATGGTCGGACTGGTTTCTTTTTTCAGATGCTTATGTGAATGGATTACGGGCTACTTTTCTTCGGTCTGGGAACTCTCATGTGGTCCCCTTTCACTCCATATGTGGTGATGCGCCTGAAATAGACAAAAATACCACTTCCGAAGATACAAGTGATGCTACTAAAACCAATCAAGATGCTGCTTTGGCAATGGGCAAAGGAGCAGCTATGAGGGAGTTAATGAGTCTTCCCCTAGCTGAGTTGGAAAGACGCTGCAGACATAATGGATTGTCTCTTGTTGGTGGTCGAGAAACAATGGTTGCACGTttgcttagtcttgaagaagcAGAAAAACAAAGGGGCTATGAATTAGATGATGACTTGAAATTTGCTCAGAAGCATTCAAGTTCAGCTAGAAATTCAAGTAGCCGCAGAGAAAGGAATATTGAACCAGACCCAGTGGAAACGTCTGGATGGAATCGTTATGTAGAGGATGAGAGAGAGTCTCAAGGGAAGGGTTCCCTACCGTTGGCCCAGACCTTTCCCATTCCACAGCCTGAACTAAAAGCttttacaaagaaagaaaagagtgaCCCTATTCTACCAGCTTCTAAATGGGCGCGAGAGGATGATGATAGTGACGACGAACAAAGGCAGGCTCGGGGTCTTGGGTTAAGCTACTCATCTTCCGGAAGTGAAAATGCTGGTGATGGTCCAAGTAAAGTTGATGAGATGGAGGTTGCAACTGATGCAAGCATTCAAGCACAACCTGACAGTGGAATTAGTGAGGAGCAGAG ACAAAAGTTGAGACGTTTGGAAGTCGCTTTGATAGAATATCGTGAATCTCTTGAGGAGCAGGGAATAAAAAATCTTGAAGAAATTGAGAGGAAGGTTTTAATGCATCGGAAACGGCTTGAATCAGAATATGGATTATCAGATTGCAGTGGATATGCTTCTGGGAGTA AGAGAACATCCTCAGAGAGGGACAGACGGGATGCCGATACTCGTGATGCTTCAAGAAAGCGGCACCGCAGTGGAAGCCAAGGTGATAGTCCACTACAAAGATCATCAAACAGAGATCGGGAAAGGGAACATGATTTAGACAGAGACCGGGAAAGGCAGCGGGATAGAAACAGAGACAGACCTCGTGATTTTGAAGTTGATAGGGGGAGGGGCCGGGACCTGGATCGTGAGAAGAGTGGAAGTAGAGACAGGGATGACCATGAGAGAGATAGAAGCAGGGAAGGAGACAGGGATAGGAGGAGAAGAATGAAATGA